One Sparus aurata chromosome 5, fSpaAur1.1, whole genome shotgun sequence genomic window carries:
- the acsl2 gene encoding long-chain-fatty-acid--CoA ligase 1 codes for MHFQEWLRSLRSSAGIKSSESEDFWSLLPTLPVSSFSLSSLSLSPSSLLGLGALASLTAYWLVYRPRPMRPPCDLQAQSVAVDGDPSCRRSALLKDDSLLEFYYDDTRTFYDMFQRGLRIAGDCPCLGYRKPGQPYQWISYTEVAEKARLLGSGLLAKGCQPNPQQFVGIFAPNRPEWVISELGCYTYSMAVVPLYDTLGPEAMVHILNMAEISLVICDREEKAASMLENKEKGVTPTLSCLVLFNDFSDAFVERAKDCEVEVLKLEQLMELGRQNLKDPVPPQPQDLAVVCFTSGTTGKPKGAMITHGNIASNTSSVIKILEGSFVIRQEDVSISYLPLAHMFERMIQVSMFCHGARVGFYQGDISLLMDDIKTLKPTFFPVVPRLLNRIYDKILGSVTSPLRRALLHYAVRRKQAELSSGVVRNNSLWDKLVFNRIQANLGGNLRFVLTASAPISPTVLSFLRATLGCLIFEGYGQTECTAGCTFSMPGDWSAGHVGAPLPCAMVKLVDIPDMNYYAKNGDGEICVQGPSVFRGYLKDAERTSEALDSDGWLHTGDVGQWLPNGTLRIIDRKKHIFKLSQGEYIAPEKIENVYMRCVPVLQVFVHGDSLQSFLIGIVVPDPEVFVDWAKDRGIVGSHEELCQNPDVKKAVLEDMRAVGKEAGLKSFEQVKDLHLHPETFSVANGLLTPTMKSRRADIRRVFQEQISSMYSKTAI; via the exons aTGCATTTCCAGGAGTGGTTACGGTCACTTCGCTCCAGCGCTGGTATCAAAAGCTCTGAATCTGAGGACTTCTGGAGCCTCCTGCCGACATTGCCCGTGTCCTCcttctccctgtcctccctgtctCTGTCCCCCTCCTCACTGCTGGGTTTAGGAGCCTTGGCCTCTCTCACTGCGTACTGGCTGGTGTACCGTCCTCGACCAATGCGTCCCCCCTGTGATCTACAGGCCCAGTCTGTAGCTGTGGAT GGAGATCCCAGCTGCAGGCGGTCGGCTCTTCTCAAAGATGACTCACTGCTGGAGTTTTACTACGACGACACCAGGACGTTCTACGACATGTTCCAGAGAGGCCTGAGGATCGCAG GTGATTGCCCGTGTCTTGGCTACAGAAAGCCTGGGCAGCCCTACCAGTGGATCTCCTACACCGAG GTGGCGGAGAAGGCCCGGCTGCTGGGCTCTGGGCTGCTGGCCAAAGGCTGCCAGCCGAACCCGCAGCAGTTTGTTGGGATCTTCGCACCGAACAGACCAGAG TGGGTCATCTCAGAGCTGGGCTGCTACACGTACTCCATGGCTGTGGTGCCTCTGTACGACACACTGGGGCCGGAGGCCATGGTCCACATCCTCAACATGG CCGAGATCTCTCTGGTGATCTGTGACCGCGAGGAGAAGGCAGCGTCCATGCTGGAGAACAAGGAGAAAGGCGTGACTCCGACGCTCTCCTGCCTGGTCCTCTTTAATGATTTCAGCGATGCCTTTGTGGAGAGGGCGAAGGACTGCGAGGTGGAGGTTTTGAAACTGGAGCAGCTCATG GAGCTGGGAAGGCAGAACCTCAAAGATCCCGTG CCGCCCCAGCCTCAGGATCTGGCCGTGGTTTGCTTCACCAGTGGAACCACAG GGAAGCCCAAGGGAGCCATGATCACCCACGGAAACATCGCCTCCAACACTTCCTCTGTCATTAAGATCCTGGAG GGTTCGTTTGTGATCCGACAGGAGGATGTGTCGATCTCGTACCTGCCGCTGGCCCACATGTTTGAGAGGATGATTCAG GTCTCGATGTTCTGCCACGGGGCCAGAGTAGGTTTCTACCAAGGCGACATTTCTCTGCTCATGGATGACATTAAAACTCTCAAACCCACCTTCTTTCCTGTTGTGCCTCGTTTGCTCAATCGCATCTACGACAAG ATCCTGGGTTCTGTCACCTCTCCGCTGCGACGGGCTTTGCTTCATTACGCTGTGAGGAGGAAGCAGGCCGAGCTCAGCAGCGGGGTCGTACGTAACAACAGTCTGTGGGACAAACTGGTCTTCAACAGGATTCAG GCCAATTTAGGAGGCAACCTGCGGTTCGTCCTGACCGCTTCAGCTCCCATCTCCCCCACGGTGCTGTCTTTCCTCAGAGCCACTCTGGGCTGTCTGATCTTCGAGGGTTACGGGCAGACAGAGTGCACCGCAGGGTGCACCTTCTCTATGCCAGGAGACTGGAGCGCAG GTCACGTTGGTGCTCCCCTGCCCTGTGCCATGGTGAAGCTGGTTGACATCCCGGATATGAACTACTACGCTAAGAACGGAGATGGAGAG ATCTGTGTTCAAGGCCCCAGTGTGTTCAGAGGCTACCTGAAGGACGCAGAGAGGACTTCTGAAGCCTTGGACAGTGACGGCTGGCTGCACACTGGAGACGTGGGCCAGTGGCTCCCT AACGGGACACTACGCATCATTGACAGGAAGAAGCACATCTTCAAGTTGTCCCAGGGAGAGTACATCGCTCCAGAGAAGATAGAAAACGTCTACATGCGTTGTGTTCCTGTGCTGCAGGTGTTCGTGCACGGAGATAGTTTACAG TCTTTCCTCATAGGCATAGTCGTGCCTGACCCTGAGGTGTTTGTTGACTGGGCTAAAGATAGAGGGATTGTTGGATCACATGAAGAGCTGTGCCAGAATCCT GATGTGAAGAAGGCAGTATTAGAGGACATGAGAGCTGTGGGGAAGGAAGCAGGGCTGAAGTCCTTTGAACAA GTGAAGGACCTCCATCTGCATCCCGAGACGTTCAGCGTCGCCAACGGCCTTCTCACCCCCACCATGAAAAGTAGACGTGCAGACATCCGCAGAGTCTTCCAGGAACAAATATCAAGCATGTACAGCAAGACCGCCATTTGA